GTCGTGCTTTTCGTTTCGGCGCTGGACAAGGCCCACTACTTCAAGGGGCTTGAAAACCTTCTGCGCGCCATGAAAACCGTCATCGGCGGATGCTCCAGGCCGATCAAGCTGCGCATCGTCGGCGGCGGGGACCTCCTCGCGCATTACAAGACGCTGGCGGCGGATCTGAAAATCACCGACCATGTCCAGTTCCTCGGCAAGGTCGACGATCCGGCCCTGGTCCGGGCCTATCAGGAGGGGAGTTTCCTGGTCCTTCCTTCGATCAACCAGGGGGAAGCCTTCGGCCTGGTGCTGCTCGAGGCGATGTCGTCGGGGAAGCCGGTGATTGCCAGCAACCTGCCGGGGGTGAGAAGCGTTTTCACGGACGGACGGGAGGGATTGTTCGTCAAGGCCGGCGATATAGACGACCTCGCGAAAAAAATACTGACGCTCGCCGAAGACGAGGAATTGTGCGAGCGGATGGGACGGCATGGACGGGAGCTGGTGCTGAAAAAGTACCAGGCCGAGCTGGCGGAGCAGCAGCTTGAGACCATCTGCCGGCAGCTGGTCCCCGAGAAGTAACGAAACCAGGAAACAGGATCGAAGATGCCTCTGTCGCGAATGCTTAAAACCCTGATCCTTCGTTTCTCGCTGTCGCCCCTGAAGACGATGGCCGAGATCGGCCGGCGCCTTCTCCCCGCCGGAGCCCCTCCGCAGGTGTCCCATCTCTCAGGGGCGCTCGGGGAAGCCCCCCTGATCCTGCAGATCGAGACGACCAATCTCTGCAACGCGCGCTGCGCCTTCTGCGCCTACCCGGGGATGAAAAGGGGAAAAGGGGTGATGGATCTTTCGCTGTTCGAGAAGATCGTCTCCGACTACCTGGAGATGGGCGGGGGAGCGGTCTCCCTGACTCCCATCATGGGAGACCCGCTTCTGGACCCCCACCTTCTGCGGCGGATCCGCCTCCTCAGGGGGCGCCCGGAGATCAACCAGATCGCCCTGACCACAAACGCCATCGCCCTGGGCAATTATTCGGACGAAGAGGTCGGGTTCCTCCTGGAGTCGCTGGCGGTCGTGCAGGTGAGCATCGGCGGGCTGGACGCGGAGACCTACAGGCAGATGTACGGAGTCGACCGGTTCCCTCAGGTCAGGGAGGCGATGGACCGGCTGCTGGACCTCAACGAGAAGGTCGCCAACCCGGCCGATATCGCATTCGGCTTCCGCACCAACGACTGGAAATTCGAACTGCGCCACAAGCGCCAGCTCGACGCCTTCCGCAGGCGGGGGGTCCATGTCACCCATCTCTGGACCTATGGGAACTACGGCGGGCTGGTGGAGAGCGACCGGGAACGGGGGGTGGAGGTGAACAGGGGGCCAGCGCGGAAGAGCAGGAAGTGTGCCTTGCCGTGCGTGCACCTGGCGGTCTGCTGGGACGGCGCCATCACCGCCTGCGGCTGCGCCGACGCCGAAGGGAGCCTGTCCCTGGGGCGGGCCGACCGGGACAGCCTCAAGGAGGTCTGGAGGGGCTCTAGGAGGGCGGGGATCCTCGAGGCCTTCGAGAAGGGCGCCCCCCCGAAGGTGTGCGCCGCCTGCTCAGCTTACCAGCAGGACCTCATCCTGGCCGGCCTCGGGCTGGAAAATGCCTCCCCGGACCGGCCGCTCCCCATCGAGTTCTACCGCAAGTTCTGGGGCGCCTGAGCATTCAAGGACGGCGAGATAAAGTCCGTATATACGCCAAAAACACCAAATCCTTTGAGCATATTAAAATAATCCATTTCATTGACGGTATGTACGTAAACGCGTGTACCCGCCCGGCTTATATGATAAGCCAAACCAGTCCGGGCCATTTTCCAAGGCATGGTCACAGCAAAAGGTGAATACTTCTTTGCAAAAGCTAAAACCTCGTATGGATCGACCTTCATTCGGTAAAGGGTGAGAATGATCCTTTCATAACCGAGGTCCCTGGCCTCTTCATACTCCCGATACGAATAGACCTGCGGTACGACATATTTATTGAACTCCTTGAAGTCAGCAGCTATAAGTCCCAGAGCTTTGAGGTTGTGATCTTTCACGTCTGTGACTATATATGCATCGCCTTTTCCCGCTGCCCATATCAACACCTCTTCCAAACCGAGCTGCGTAAGATTGTTTTTCATCGTCAATCCAATAAATTCTGCTTCTGTCGGGATGGCGATCCCTTCGGCAATGGAAAACTTGCTTTGCAGAACGCCTTGCCAGTCGTGGATCGCAACGAGCTTGCCGTCGGAAGTCCAGGAAAAATCGACTTCAAAAAATCTGAACCCTTTATCGTAATTCGTATTCAGGGCTTCCAGGCTGTTCGTGTAGGTTTCGTGGTTGATCCCTCCACCCGCATGCGCGATATAGCGGGACGACTCGAGTTCCGGGTCGGCCGCAAGGCAGAATGTCACACCCGAAAACGCCAAGCCATGCAGAAAAGCTGTAAGATAAAGAAATTTAAAGAAAAACTGCCTGGGCATCATAATCATATCGACCCCTCGCCTCTATCGATTTATCAGATTCTGTCTCAGACGGATCATTTCGTTGTCGAGATCGCTGGCCCCAAGTTCCTTGATTGTATCGAACGGTATGTGGAAATCACCGGTGATGACTCCCCCCGAAAAAGGAGCGCTTCCGGGCTTGCCGCAGAAATATACCCATTGATTGGGATTTGCCGTCGGATCGGAGAACCCCGGAAGGTTCTTGGCTCTGGAGATGACCAAGGCGAGTTTATCTTTCTCCTTGAGAAGCTCCTTGCTCAGAGTCGATTTTTGCAACCCTTCGTCGAATGCATAGGCATTTATATTCAATAGCTTTAGGGATGTCGGGTCAAAAAAATAGACGAGTGACGCCGGAACATCCGAGGCGCCCCATGAGCGAAGATCGAAGTTCCTCCCGCCCAGCGACAAAAAGAGGTTCTGGCTATCCAGGGAAATCCCGGCCCTCGTCAGGAACAGGTCGTTTTTCCACAGATCCTTGCCAATGGCCACAAGATTTGGCGCCTGACTTCTCCATTTGTCCTCGCCGAACCGGCTCGGCAAAAAACCATCACCTGTGGTGAGCGGTGCGCCGAAGCCCATCTGTCCCTGCACCTCGTAACCTAGAAAATCCAGCAGCGTTGGTGCGATGTCGTAATGGATGCCTGCGTTTTCAATGACCCCGGATTTGCCGTCCGGAGAATTGATGAAGAAGGTCAAACGTTTCTTCATCTGCGAGGGTTCGAGTACATCCTTGACTTTTTTGCTGATCGCCAGGTGGTCGCTGACAAGTGCGATAACGGTTTTGTCCGAATAGGGGGATCGCCTGATCTGTTCGACAAAACCGGCGATAAGTTGGTCCGAACAGTGGACGGAACTCAAATACTTGTTCTTTCCCGAAGCGTAGGGCTCTTCACAGGATTTCGACAGGAATCCATTGTGGTTGTCGAGCGTGAGCAAGGTCAGGAGGAAGGGGGAGTTCTCTTTACTCAGTTTGAAAAACTTTCGAATGGCATAATCGAACACCGTATCGTCGAAGATCCCCCATCCGTTCACATAGTTTTTATCCGCCAGGGTTTTCTCTAGAACGTAGCGATCGATGATTTCCGAATAGCCGTGCGAGCGCAGAAATACCTCCTTCCCGGCAAAATGGGAATCCGAGCCACCGATAAAGACCAGATGGTAACCGTCCTTTTTCAGAAGATCGCCGAGACAGGTGGTCCCGGGTAGAAATTCGTCGAAAAGACTCAGATCGTTCCCCTTGACATCAAAGGAGGAGGTGAGCGGGTAGCCGCACTGGGAGGCGACCATCCCGCCGATGGTCCATTCGGCACCGACTCCCTGGGCGACGTTTGTGAAGTCGAGGGACTGCTCGCGAAGTTTTTTCAGTTCAGGCAGCAGGCCGGGGAACAGCTTCTCGTCGAAAAAGCGCTGCTCCAGGCTTTCGGCGTAAATTAGGACGATGTTAGGACGGTTCGACCCCGTGCGGCGCGACGTGACGTCCCTTGAGTCCAGGTCAGGAAAAATCTCGGAAAGGCTGCTGTCGACTGCCGTTGGCGGGAGGTTTTCAATATAGGCGACAAAGCTCCGCGCGGGGGGTGAAATAAACAGCCCGACAAAAAGCAGACCCAGGGAAAGGAGAGATATCTTCCCTTTGCTGAGGTCGATCCTCGTCAGCAGCGATGAAAACAAGAACAGGGAGCCGAGCATGCAGACAATGACCAATATCAGAACAGGAAGATATTCCTTCAAGCCGGCATAAACCAGATCCGGCCTAAGATGATAGAAGAACGCCTCGTTGAATCCGGTGTTCTGCAGGTAATAGCTGAAAAGGAAGCAGGATTCAGCGAGGAAAAAGGCTGTTGCGACGATATTGTAAACGACGAGCCTTGTCACCCCCCTCGGGAGCATTGTGCAGCTGTACAGGAGACCCAGGCTGTAAAGCATCGTCGATAGAGGCCAAATTGTTGCTGCATCGGTCAAAATCGTCCCCGCAAGAGGGGGAAGTAGGACCAGAACAAGACCGGACAGGAATCTGATTCCGATCAGGTTCCTGATGTCATTCAAAAAAAACATATGAGCCTCCCGAAATTTCAAATCATTGTCAACTGGCGGTTAACAGCATAATAAAGAATTGGAGTTGAACCGGAACATATATATCTCAGATTCTTTTAAAATCTCCTATGAATTTTTCAAAGAGCAGGAGTAAATTCGTAAAAAATGTTTTACTGCTTTCCTACAACTTGACCTTTTCATGCAGAACCATCAGCGGCAGCTTCCAGTAATGGTTCAGGCTGGTCACGATGAAGCAGTCGCTGTTGCAGGAGCAGTCGCCGGCGGATATGGAGCGGTGCTGGGCCAGGGCCTGCTCGCTCTGCCAGATCTCCTGAAACGTACGCTCGCGCACGTTGCCGATCACCGGCAGGTAGGGGCAGACGCGCACGTCGCCGTTGGCGTGCACCGTACCGATCAAGCTGCCGGCCCGGCAGGGGACGACCTGACGGTCCTCGGCATTGGTCCTGACGATCACGTCCTGGCAGATGCGCAGGTAATGGTCCGTCAGCGGCGAGGTTTCGCGAACGGCGTAGATTCCCTCGATCGTCTCCTCGAGAATCTCCGGGGCGGGAACGACCAGTCCCGGGTCGCGGGGGTCGCCGGTGAGGACGTTGAAGTCGAGGTTGGCCTGGTATTCATCCTGGAGGAACCGGGCCAGGTCGGGCAGCTCCCGCCAGTTC
The genomic region above belongs to Desulfuromonas sp. TF and contains:
- a CDS encoding radical SAM protein → MPLSRMLKTLILRFSLSPLKTMAEIGRRLLPAGAPPQVSHLSGALGEAPLILQIETTNLCNARCAFCAYPGMKRGKGVMDLSLFEKIVSDYLEMGGGAVSLTPIMGDPLLDPHLLRRIRLLRGRPEINQIALTTNAIALGNYSDEEVGFLLESLAVVQVSIGGLDAETYRQMYGVDRFPQVREAMDRLLDLNEKVANPADIAFGFRTNDWKFELRHKRQLDAFRRRGVHVTHLWTYGNYGGLVESDRERGVEVNRGPARKSRKCALPCVHLAVCWDGAITACGCADAEGSLSLGRADRDSLKEVWRGSRRAGILEAFEKGAPPKVCAACSAYQQDLILAGLGLENASPDRPLPIEFYRKFWGA
- a CDS encoding glycerophosphodiester phosphodiesterase family protein; this translates as MIMMPRQFFFKFLYLTAFLHGLAFSGVTFCLAADPELESSRYIAHAGGGINHETYTNSLEALNTNYDKGFRFFEVDFSWTSDGKLVAIHDWQGVLQSKFSIAEGIAIPTEAEFIGLTMKNNLTQLGLEEVLIWAAGKGDAYIVTDVKDHNLKALGLIAADFKEFNKYVVPQVYSYREYEEARDLGYERIILTLYRMKVDPYEVLAFAKKYSPFAVTMPWKMARTGLAYHISRAGTRVYVHTVNEMDYFNMLKGFGVFGVYTDFISPSLNAQAPQNLR
- a CDS encoding sulfatase-like hydrolase/transferase, with protein sequence MTRLVVYNIVATAFFLAESCFLFSYYLQNTGFNEAFFYHLRPDLVYAGLKEYLPVLILVIVCMLGSLFLFSSLLTRIDLSKGKISLLSLGLLFVGLFISPPARSFVAYIENLPPTAVDSSLSEIFPDLDSRDVTSRRTGSNRPNIVLIYAESLEQRFFDEKLFPGLLPELKKLREQSLDFTNVAQGVGAEWTIGGMVASQCGYPLTSSFDVKGNDLSLFDEFLPGTTCLGDLLKKDGYHLVFIGGSDSHFAGKEVFLRSHGYSEIIDRYVLEKTLADKNYVNGWGIFDDTVFDYAIRKFFKLSKENSPFLLTLLTLDNHNGFLSKSCEEPYASGKNKYLSSVHCSDQLIAGFVEQIRRSPYSDKTVIALVSDHLAISKKVKDVLEPSQMKKRLTFFINSPDGKSGVIENAGIHYDIAPTLLDFLGYEVQGQMGFGAPLTTGDGFLPSRFGEDKWRSQAPNLVAIGKDLWKNDLFLTRAGISLDSQNLFLSLGGRNFDLRSWGASDVPASLVYFFDPTSLKLLNINAYAFDEGLQKSTLSKELLKEKDKLALVISRAKNLPGFSDPTANPNQWVYFCGKPGSAPFSGGVITGDFHIPFDTIKELGASDLDNEMIRLRQNLINR